The Nitratidesulfovibrio sp. SRB-5 genome includes a window with the following:
- a CDS encoding protoporphyrinogen/coproporphyrinogen oxidase has product MHVKYLIIGAGPTGLGAAHRLAELGEHSVLVLERNPYAGGLAASFRDAAGFTWDIGGHVVFSHYAYFDNLVESLLDGQYLEHMRIARVRIAGRWVPYPFQNNIRHLPPEMQWECVQALLPGNRREQAPTNFAEWFEYVFGAGIAKHFMRPYNFKVWATPAELMSYQWIGERVSVIDLEMVLRNLVLQLDNVSWGPNNLFRFPLHGGTGEIFTRLAARLGDKVRLNTPVTAVDPTKRTVRTGNGQAITYDHMLATGPLDLLVRDQIGAGPAAAMVGDDLRAAAGQLARNGVYVAGVGVDDMRPEDIRKDDTCWMYFPESNAPFYRLTNFHNYSPNNAARPGQQRALMAETSWSVHKPEQLDTLMDKTVEGLVHTSMLHPDERERIASRWSIAVDYGYPVPTLGRDAALRRIQPWLEAHGIYSRGRFGGWKYEAANMDHSVMQGVEWAGRMVLGEEETTYKI; this is encoded by the coding sequence ATGCACGTCAAATACCTGATCATCGGCGCAGGCCCCACGGGCCTTGGCGCGGCCCACCGGCTGGCGGAACTTGGCGAACACTCCGTGCTGGTGCTGGAGCGCAACCCCTACGCCGGGGGGCTGGCCGCCAGCTTCCGCGACGCGGCGGGGTTCACCTGGGACATCGGCGGGCACGTGGTGTTCTCGCACTACGCCTACTTCGACAACCTGGTGGAAAGCCTGCTGGACGGCCAGTATCTGGAGCACATGCGCATCGCGCGGGTGCGCATCGCCGGGCGCTGGGTGCCCTACCCCTTCCAGAACAACATCCGCCACCTGCCGCCGGAAATGCAGTGGGAATGCGTGCAGGCCCTGCTGCCCGGCAACCGGCGCGAACAGGCGCCCACCAACTTTGCGGAATGGTTCGAATACGTCTTTGGCGCGGGCATCGCCAAACATTTCATGCGGCCCTACAACTTCAAGGTGTGGGCCACCCCCGCCGAACTGATGAGCTACCAGTGGATCGGCGAGCGGGTCAGCGTCATCGACCTTGAAATGGTGCTGCGCAACCTGGTGCTGCAACTGGACAACGTGAGCTGGGGCCCCAACAACCTGTTCCGTTTTCCGCTGCACGGCGGCACCGGAGAAATCTTCACCCGGCTGGCCGCGCGTCTGGGTGACAAGGTGCGCCTGAACACCCCCGTGACGGCGGTTGATCCGACAAAACGCACCGTGCGCACGGGCAACGGCCAGGCCATCACCTACGACCACATGCTGGCCACCGGCCCGCTGGACCTCCTTGTCCGCGACCAGATCGGCGCGGGGCCAGCCGCCGCCATGGTGGGCGACGACCTGCGCGCCGCCGCCGGACAACTGGCCCGCAACGGCGTGTACGTGGCCGGGGTTGGCGTGGACGACATGCGGCCTGAGGACATCCGCAAGGACGACACCTGCTGGATGTACTTTCCGGAATCCAACGCGCCCTTCTACCGCCTGACCAACTTCCACAACTACTCGCCCAACAACGCGGCCCGGCCCGGCCAGCAGCGCGCGCTGATGGCCGAGACCTCGTGGTCCGTGCACAAGCCGGAACAGCTGGACACCCTGATGGACAAGACCGTGGAGGGGCTTGTACACACCTCCATGCTCCATCCGGACGAGCGGGAGCGCATCGCGTCGCGGTGGTCCATTGCCGTGGATTACGGCTACCCGGTGCCCACCCTGGGGCGCGACGCCGCCCTGCGCCGCATCCAGCCGTGGCTGGAGGCGCACGGCATATACTCGCGCGGGCGCTTCGGCGGGTGGAAATACGAGGCCGCCAACATGGACCATTCGGTCATGCAGGGCGTGGAATGGGCCGGGCGCATGGTGCTCGGCGAAGAGGAAACGACGTATAAAATTTGA
- a CDS encoding M24 family metallopeptidase has product MNAQRYEARRETLRAAMREKGLSALLVSHAANRFYLSGFELHDVQLNESAGYLIVTADGNDWLCTDPRYLDAARRLWPEERVFIYSGDAPGQINGLLKDKVRGTVGFEARAVTLDFFDKVSPGLTMERADGMVEEMRVIKEPEEIELMRRSAALNHQLMEWVPGILVPGRTEAEIAWDIEKFFREHGASELAFSSIVGVGPNAALPHYAPGDVPLTENCPVLVDVGARLDLYNSDQTRTFWVGDKPADHFSRALEQTKAAQAEAIRIMRPGLPVADAYRAARAHFEAQGVAAHFTHALGHGIGLETHEPPSLNPRNEMILKPGMIVTVEPGLYYPEWGGIRWEYMVLVTGDGVEIL; this is encoded by the coding sequence ATGAATGCACAACGCTACGAGGCGCGGCGCGAAACCCTGCGCGCCGCCATGCGCGAAAAAGGCCTGTCCGCCCTGCTGGTCAGCCATGCGGCCAACCGATTCTACCTTTCCGGCTTCGAACTGCACGACGTGCAGCTGAACGAGAGCGCCGGGTACCTCATCGTCACCGCCGACGGCAACGACTGGCTGTGCACCGACCCCCGCTACCTCGACGCGGCCCGCCGCCTGTGGCCCGAAGAGCGCGTGTTCATCTATTCCGGCGATGCGCCGGGCCAGATCAACGGCCTGCTCAAGGACAAGGTGCGCGGCACCGTGGGCTTCGAGGCGCGCGCCGTGACCCTGGACTTCTTCGACAAGGTCTCGCCCGGCCTGACCATGGAACGGGCCGACGGCATGGTCGAGGAAATGCGGGTGATCAAGGAACCCGAGGAAATCGAGCTGATGCGCCGTTCCGCCGCGCTGAACCACCAGCTCATGGAATGGGTGCCCGGCATCCTCGTGCCCGGTCGCACCGAAGCGGAAATCGCCTGGGACATAGAAAAGTTCTTCCGCGAACATGGCGCCAGCGAACTGGCCTTCTCCAGCATCGTGGGCGTTGGCCCCAACGCCGCCCTGCCCCACTACGCCCCCGGCGACGTGCCCCTGACCGAAAACTGCCCGGTGCTGGTGGACGTGGGCGCGCGGCTGGACCTGTACAACTCGGACCAGACCCGCACCTTCTGGGTGGGCGACAAGCCCGCCGACCACTTCTCCCGCGCGCTGGAACAGACCAAGGCCGCCCAGGCCGAGGCCATAAGGATCATGCGCCCCGGCCTGCCCGTGGCCGACGCCTACCGCGCCGCGCGCGCCCACTTCGAGGCGCAGGGCGTGGCCGCCCACTTCACCCACGCGCTGGGCCACGGCATAGGCCTCGAAACCCACGAGCCGCCCAGCCTGAACCCGCGCAACGAAATGATCCTGAAGCCCGGCATGATCGTGACCGTGGAGCCCGGCCTGTACTACCCCGAATGGGGCGGCATCCGCTGGGAATACATGGTGCTGGTCACCGGGGACGGGGTGGAGATTCTCTAG